CTCATATTTTCTATAGGTCCGTCCCTCTTGCATTTACTTCGATTCGTGTGAGGGGTTTCTTTGCAGGGCCTTCGATGACGTCTCCGTCAATGGAGAAGCGCGAGCCGTGGCAAGGGCAGTCCCAGGTGTGGTCTCCGTGATTCCACTCGGTTTCGCATCCGAGATGGGTACATGTAGTGTCCACGACATGCAGTTTTCCGTTTTCATCCCGGAATCCTCCACATCGGCGCCCGTTCAAATTGACGACATCGCCTTCCCCTTTCTCAAGGTCCCCGGGCTTTTTAGATGGAATTTGGAGTTTTCCTTTCATGAGCTCGCCGGCTACATTGAGATTCTCCTTGAAAAAATGCTTGATACTTGGGTCAGCCACAAATCTCGAAGGTGAGTAGACGTCTGCATAAATGTGATGATTTCCTAAGATCTGGTCAGAGAGAATCTGACCGGCCAGAGTACCGGAAGTCATTCCCCACTTATTAAAGCCAGTTGCGACAAAAATCGATGCGTGCTTTTCTGTCAGCTTTCCGATATAAGGCACTTTATCAAGGGTGATCAAGTCCTGTGCGGACCAGCGATACCGTATTTCCTCTACACCGACAACCTCTTCCCCAAATTCCTCAAGAGCCCTGTAGTGGTCCATCGTATCTTTTCCTTGACCCGTCTTATGTTTATCCCCGCCGATCAGGATGAGTTTTTCACCGTTTTCATCCACTTCATAGCGGAGGGAACGAGTGGGATCTTCTGCACTGATATACATGCCTCCCGGATAATCCTTCTTGGCTTTCACCCCGATAATGTACGAGCGCTCTGCGTGCATTTTCGTAAAATAGAAACCCATGCCGTCATAAAAGGGGAAGTGGGAGCAGATGACCACATATTCACTATCGAGATGATAACCATCAGAGGTCACAACCTGCGTGCTATCTCCTTCATTGATCGTCTTGGCAGCCGTTCCTTCATAGATTTGGCCGCCCAATCCCGTATAAGAATCGATCAAGGCTTTTAAATACTTCAATGGATGAAATTGAGCCTGTTTTTTCATCATCACCGCTTTTTTGATGTCCAGGTCGAAGGGGATGTCTTCTGTCAGCTCACCTGATATATCCAACTTCTGATACGCTTCATATTCCTTTTCGATCTGCTCAGCATATTGGTCGGTCGTTGCATACACATAGGCGTCTTCTTCTGAAAAATGACAGTCTATGTTTTCGTTTTTAATCGTGTCCTTGATGAACTGGATAGCCTTTGTTTGGGACAGATAATATTTCCTTGCGAACTCTTCCCCGAAGTGCTGGATGAGTTCATCATAAATCAATCCGTGCTGTGCCGAAATTTTGGCTGTAGTATGGCCTGTCGTGCCATTCAATACGTGATCGGCCTCTATGAGGGCAACCTTCTTCCCGCCTTTTGCCAACAGGTAAGCAGTGGTGATCCCTGCTATCCCGCCTCCGACAACAGTCACGTCTACTTTAATATTTTGATCCAGCTTTTTAAATACGGGGAGTTTAGCCGTTTCTCTCCAGTAAGGTTCAGGTGTGTTGGAGAATGCATTTTGTTGATGTGTACTCATATGAACGCTCCTTTAGCTTTCTATTCCTTACCATTCTCTCCCGATTTGAAGAAAAAATAAGTAAGAATGAAGAAAAAAAGAGACCGGCTAAAGCCAGTCTCTTCATGGAGCGTTTTTATGAATTCTGCAGAATACGGGCATCTTTCTCTGCAGATTCAACGGTTTGTTTTAATAGCATGGAAATCGTAACAGGACCGACCCCGCCTGGAACGGGTGTGATGGCACTTGCCTTTTCATAGCACGCATCATAATCGATGTCTCCGACGTTCCCCTTGTTGTAGCCGGCATCAAGGATGACAGCACCTTCTTTTACCCATTCCCCTTGAATGAAGTTCGGTTTGCCGACAGCTGCCACGACAATATCGGCAGTAGCCAGTAGGTCAGGTAGATTTTCTGTATAGGAATGACATGTCGTCACGGTCGCGTTCCGGTTCAGTAACATCATGGAAACAGGTTTACCCAGGATCGGACTCCTTCCAACGACGACGGCGTGTTTCCCTTCAAGAGAGACTCCGTAGTAATCGATGATGCTCATGATGGCAGCCGGGGTGCACGATGGATATTCACCGAACCCCAAAGAATTTTGACCGAAGCCGAGGCTCGTGACCCCGTCCACATCCTTTTCAATGGAAATTGCTTCAAAGGCGGCACGTTCGTCGATATGATGAGGTACCGGGTGCTGTAACAGAATCCCATGTACAGAAGAGTCGTCATTCAGCTCACCGATCACGTCAAGCAGTTCTTCTGTTGTCGTTTCTTTAGGAAGGTGGATGCGTCTTGATTCCATTCCGATCTTGGCACAGGCATTACCCTTCATCTTGACGTACGTGGCAGAAGATGGATCATCTCCAACGAGCACCGTTGCAAGACACGGAGTGATTCCCTTCTCTTTTAGTGCAGCTACTCTTGATTTCAGGCTTTCCTTAATTTCAGATGCAACAAGTTTC
The DNA window shown above is from Rossellomorea vietnamensis and carries:
- a CDS encoding FAD-dependent oxidoreductase, yielding MSTHQQNAFSNTPEPYWRETAKLPVFKKLDQNIKVDVTVVGGGIAGITTAYLLAKGGKKVALIEADHVLNGTTGHTTAKISAQHGLIYDELIQHFGEEFARKYYLSQTKAIQFIKDTIKNENIDCHFSEEDAYVYATTDQYAEQIEKEYEAYQKLDISGELTEDIPFDLDIKKAVMMKKQAQFHPLKYLKALIDSYTGLGGQIYEGTAAKTINEGDSTQVVTSDGYHLDSEYVVICSHFPFYDGMGFYFTKMHAERSYIIGVKAKKDYPGGMYISAEDPTRSLRYEVDENGEKLILIGGDKHKTGQGKDTMDHYRALEEFGEEVVGVEEIRYRWSAQDLITLDKVPYIGKLTEKHASIFVATGFNKWGMTSGTLAGQILSDQILGNHHIYADVYSPSRFVADPSIKHFFKENLNVAGELMKGKLQIPSKKPGDLEKGEGDVVNLNGRRCGGFRDENGKLHVVDTTCTHLGCETEWNHGDHTWDCPCHGSRFSIDGDVIEGPAKKPLTRIEVNARGTDL
- a CDS encoding bifunctional 5,10-methylenetetrahydrofolate dehydrogenase/5,10-methenyltetrahydrofolate cyclohydrolase yields the protein MAVEPLVLDGKLVASEIKESLKSRVAALKEKGITPCLATVLVGDDPSSATYVKMKGNACAKIGMESRRIHLPKETTTEELLDVIGELNDDSSVHGILLQHPVPHHIDERAAFEAISIEKDVDGVTSLGFGQNSLGFGEYPSCTPAAIMSIIDYYGVSLEGKHAVVVGRSPILGKPVSMMLLNRNATVTTCHSYTENLPDLLATADIVVAAVGKPNFIQGEWVKEGAVILDAGYNKGNVGDIDYDACYEKASAITPVPGGVGPVTISMLLKQTVESAEKDARILQNS